Proteins found in one Borreliella valaisiana VS116 genomic segment:
- a CDS encoding DUF603 domain-containing protein, with the protein MKKNKRPFDDYVAYFREGSLSNREIAAKLGVSRVTISEDTFEHFVAQTFRSEAKAKKVKGELDLELSNLELGFIRAFKQYSSIELASILSKIEDLRYEIESLNKKSEKGINEKINSLKSELNDLIKECSIREMELYYECMKKLVAAHEVESKSSYKSSKGYK; encoded by the coding sequence TTGAAAAAAAATAAAAGGCCTTTTGACGATTATGTTGCATACTTTAGAGAAGGATCTTTAAGTAATAGAGAAATAGCAGCTAAACTAGGGGTTTCTAGAGTAACAATTAGTGAAGATACTTTTGAACACTTTGTAGCACAAACTTTTAGATCAGAAGCTAAAGCTAAAAAAGTTAAGGGAGAATTAGATTTAGAACTTTCTAATTTAGAATTGGGATTTATACGTGCATTCAAGCAATATTCTAGCATTGAACTTGCTAGTATACTTTCTAAAATAGAAGATTTAAGATATGAAATTGAATCTTTAAATAAAAAAAGTGAAAAAGGTATTAATGAAAAAATTAATTCTTTAAAAAGTGAGCTTAATGATCTAATAAAGGAGTGTTCAATAAGAGAAATGGAACTTTATTATGAATGTATGAAAAAACTTGTTGCTGCTCATGAAGTTGAGAGTAAAAGTAGCTACAAAAGTAGTAAAGGATACAAG
- a CDS encoding DUF261 family protein translates to MIIGKIKQSNKGLLVEIQKWGRYFLCLHYYTSLFKKLEFNAFDINAAYYRFLGLGYIRSIARYETSSYFGSSNEFEISEVKIKGVNGFHFIATKEQEILYDSLDLKPRGKEFKVTLKRIFKFR, encoded by the coding sequence ATGATTATTGGTAAAATAAAACAAAGTAATAAGGGTTTGCTCGTAGAGATACAAAAGTGGGGCCGCTATTTTTTGTGTTTACATTACTATACAAGCTTATTTAAGAAACTCGAATTTAATGCTTTTGATATAAATGCAGCATATTACAGGTTTTTAGGACTAGGATATATTAGGAGTATCGCAAGATATGAAACTTCTAGTTATTTTGGATCTTCAAATGAGTTTGAAATTAGCGAGGTTAAAATTAAGGGTGTTAATGGATTTCACTTTATTGCTACAAAAGAACAAGAGATATTATATGATTCACTTGATTTAAAACCGCGTGGAAAAGAATTTAAGGTAACTTTAAAACGTATCTTTAAGTTTAGATAG